A stretch of the Bacillus anthracis str. Vollum genome encodes the following:
- a CDS encoding SMI1/KNR4 family protein, whose protein sequence is MKGMNNAVDQANKGIQQMLNIKFPNSYHWFLKQYGSGGLDGMDIHGCETTAADSSVVYHTKSYRETYNLPEQYIVLNDIDGTMTCLDTNQMKDGECPVVFWSRFSKELYAITYENFGDYLLDCLQESVDNLYDED, encoded by the coding sequence ATGAAGGGCATGAATAATGCAGTTGACCAGGCCAATAAAGGCATACAACAAATGCTAAACATTAAATTCCCAAATAGTTATCATTGGTTTTTAAAACAGTATGGTAGCGGCGGACTGGATGGTATGGATATTCATGGTTGTGAGACAACAGCTGCAGATTCTTCCGTTGTTTACCACACCAAGTCATATAGAGAAACATATAACCTTCCTGAACAATACATTGTTTTAAATGATATTGATGGTACTATGACATGTTTAGATACCAATCAAATGAAAGATGGCGAGTGTCCTGTTGTCTTTTGGAGTCGTTTTTCAAAGGAACTGTATGCCATTACTTATGAAAACTTCGGCGACTATCTATTAGATTGTTTACAAGAATCTGTAGATAATTTGTATGATGAGGATTAA
- a CDS encoding Lsa family ABC-F type ribosomal protection protein → MSMIKVQDLTFSYPGSFDNIFEDVNFQIDTDWKLGFIGRNGRGKTTFLNLLLGNYEYSGKILASVEFNYFPYPVADKNKFTHEILEEICPQAEGWEFLREISYLNVDAEVMYRPFKTLSNGEQTKVLLAALFLNEGQFLLIDEPTNHLDTDARKIVSDYLRKKKGFILISHDRIFLDGCVDHILSINRANIEVQSGDYSSWKLNFDRQQEHEQATNDRLQKDIGRLKQSSKRSASWSHDVGASKNGTRNSGSKLDKGFVGHKAAKMMKRAKNLESRQQKVIEEKSKLLKNVEKTESLKLEALKFKSNELVILADVSVKYDDQVVNEPISFIVEQDDRIVLDGKNGSGKSSILKLILGQSIQYTGLVTLGTGLTISYVQQDTSHLKGSLSDYIEEQKIDETLFKSILRKMDFDRIQFEKDISHYSGGQKKKLLIAKSLCEKAHLYIWDEPLNFIDIYSRMQIEELIQQFNPTMVIVEHDKAFQQTVATKTISM, encoded by the coding sequence ATGTCAATGATAAAAGTTCAAGACTTAACTTTTTCATACCCAGGTAGCTTTGATAATATTTTTGAAGATGTAAACTTTCAAATAGATACGGATTGGAAACTAGGATTTATCGGTAGAAACGGACGAGGTAAAACGACATTCCTTAATTTATTATTAGGGAATTATGAGTATAGTGGAAAAATCCTTGCTTCGGTAGAATTCAATTACTTCCCCTACCCTGTTGCAGATAAGAACAAATTTACTCATGAAATCCTTGAAGAAATTTGCCCCCAAGCAGAAGGTTGGGAATTTCTACGTGAAATATCCTATTTAAATGTTGATGCCGAGGTCATGTACAGACCGTTTAAAACTTTATCAAATGGAGAACAAACAAAGGTGTTGCTTGCTGCACTGTTTTTAAATGAGGGCCAATTTCTATTAATTGATGAACCAACAAACCACCTAGACACTGATGCAAGAAAAATAGTCTCTGATTATCTAAGGAAGAAAAAAGGGTTTATTTTAATTTCACATGACAGAATCTTTTTAGATGGATGCGTTGACCATATCTTATCTATAAATAGAGCGAATATTGAAGTTCAAAGCGGGGACTATTCTTCTTGGAAATTAAATTTTGATAGACAGCAAGAGCACGAACAAGCTACAAATGATCGTCTACAAAAAGACATAGGAAGATTAAAACAGTCTTCCAAGCGTTCAGCAAGTTGGTCTCACGATGTAGGAGCTTCAAAAAATGGAACAAGGAATTCAGGTTCTAAGTTGGATAAGGGATTTGTAGGACATAAAGCAGCTAAGATGATGAAAAGAGCAAAAAACCTCGAATCAAGGCAGCAAAAAGTTATTGAAGAAAAGTCAAAATTACTAAAAAATGTGGAGAAAACTGAGTCATTAAAATTAGAAGCATTGAAGTTTAAGTCAAATGAATTGGTTATTTTGGCTGACGTGTCTGTTAAGTACGATGACCAAGTTGTGAATGAGCCGATTAGCTTCATAGTTGAACAAGATGACCGAATTGTACTTGATGGCAAGAATGGGAGCGGGAAAAGTAGTATCCTAAAACTAATTCTAGGGCAATCGATACAGTATACAGGCTTAGTTACTTTAGGTACAGGACTCACCATTTCCTATGTCCAACAAGATACCTCTCATTTGAAGGGATCACTATCAGACTATATTGAAGAGCAAAAAATTGATGAGACGTTATTTAAATCCATCTTACGAAAGATGGACTTTGACCGAATTCAATTTGAAAAAGATATATCTCATTATTCTGGTGGACAAAAGAAAAAACTGCTTATCGCTAAAAGTTTATGTGAAAAAGCTCATTTATATATTTGGGACGAACCGCTAAATTTTATAGATATTTACTCACGTATGCAAATTGAAGAGCTGATTCAACAATTTAATCCTACAATGGTTATTGTTGAGCATGATAAGGCATTTCAACAAACAGTTGCAACTAAAACTATATCTATGTGA
- a CDS encoding EAL domain-containing protein — MRKHSHVQFYVLILALVAYLSFCFIFLFVFPNEYFVSDFNIRLSSLVVEITVFISLLYSIASRKIKLGVFWVCITIAIGCFLIGNFISAFQVLNVELPIQNFNISDVFLLFFLFFFLFAFFYKIMMECNKWEKAYLLCDLCIVVTAIFTLEWYLFNKPSANILFFSIGDVFLSFIFPIIDLLLLLLGVTLIFRPAIFNAKSKLFIFILVLTGFAITDYLYFYLQDDLSDRSVILLRCLYRVFLLFIAIAATIPRSVSSKRNYFIINPTFGKKLLVIFPYLAVAILIGFTLKEQTSSSTLITGNCIAFVFVLIRHIIVRMQNKDLTETLKVFNNQLEQKVFQRTADLIKKSNDLVKNQERFKSLYEYHPDPILTIDPNGTVLNINQSGSILLGKDSAALIGKECFSIFLDEDKPELEAALKMGKRCSSSSLQLRVKHNNEKDIYFWYVTIVPIMIEGQTFGSYVMVKDITKMKQQQDKINYLAFHDTVTEIGNRIFFQQELEKSIERAQKTQGEFGLLYIDLNRFKTINDTMGHSIGDSVLKEVAKRFRTCLSPSIPLARIGGDEFAVLVHNHTEQQLLDLCENLFRITEKPFVVNQHSFYLSLSIGIAVYPFGGINTTTLLQHADIAMYSAKEKGNNAVCMYDETLSQKITRRLQLEQDLPNAIENNELFLLYQPQVDSKAGKVIGAEALIRWQHPELGLISPFEFIPIAEETSQIISIGKWTLQEACQQLKEWHSAGYSNLKMGINLSAIEFEQKGFVQTVISIIEEVGVPANSIDLELTERIAMVDEKETLSKLKALKSYGVHLSIDDFGTGYSSLAYLPLYPIDTLKIPREFVNRIGTSNDGDEIIQTIISLAHTLNMKVIAEGVETKEQLTVLQQNACYLIQGYYYSKPVNEDEFINFLNTTQNK; from the coding sequence TTGCGTAAACATTCACATGTGCAATTTTATGTATTGATATTGGCTTTAGTAGCTTATTTAAGCTTTTGCTTTATATTTTTATTTGTTTTTCCGAATGAGTATTTTGTATCAGATTTTAATATACGACTATCATCCTTAGTTGTTGAAATTACTGTATTTATCTCATTACTTTACTCGATAGCATCAAGAAAAATTAAACTAGGAGTCTTTTGGGTTTGTATTACTATTGCAATAGGGTGTTTCTTGATAGGGAATTTTATATCAGCTTTTCAAGTACTTAATGTAGAATTACCAATTCAAAATTTTAATATCTCTGATGTGTTTTTGTTGTTTTTCTTATTCTTCTTTCTCTTTGCGTTCTTTTATAAAATCATGATGGAATGTAACAAATGGGAGAAAGCGTATTTACTTTGTGATTTATGCATTGTTGTTACTGCTATTTTTACATTAGAGTGGTACCTATTTAATAAACCTTCTGCAAATATCTTATTCTTTTCAATTGGAGATGTTTTTCTTTCATTTATTTTTCCGATTATAGATTTATTGCTTCTATTACTTGGAGTTACACTAATCTTTCGACCTGCTATTTTCAATGCAAAAAGTAAATTGTTTATTTTTATCCTAGTATTAACTGGATTTGCTATTACGGACTACTTATATTTTTACTTACAAGATGATTTGTCAGATCGTTCAGTTATATTATTAAGGTGTTTGTATAGAGTTTTTCTATTATTTATCGCTATTGCTGCGACTATCCCAAGGAGTGTATCTTCTAAAAGAAATTATTTTATAATTAATCCGACATTTGGAAAGAAACTTCTTGTCATATTCCCTTATCTTGCAGTTGCAATCTTAATTGGTTTTACTTTGAAAGAGCAAACTTCTTCATCTACACTGATTACGGGAAATTGTATTGCCTTTGTATTTGTACTGATTCGTCATATAATTGTACGCATGCAAAACAAAGATTTAACCGAAACATTAAAAGTGTTTAATAATCAATTAGAGCAAAAAGTATTTCAAAGAACAGCAGATTTAATAAAAAAATCTAATGATTTGGTAAAAAATCAAGAGAGGTTTAAGTCCTTATATGAGTATCATCCAGACCCTATATTAACTATTGATCCAAATGGTACCGTTTTAAATATAAACCAGTCTGGAAGTATATTATTAGGGAAGGACAGTGCTGCATTAATAGGAAAAGAGTGCTTCTCTATTTTTTTAGATGAAGATAAACCTGAATTGGAAGCAGCCCTAAAGATGGGGAAACGATGTAGTTCGTCTTCTTTACAGTTACGTGTGAAACATAATAATGAGAAGGATATATATTTTTGGTATGTCACTATTGTTCCTATTATGATAGAAGGACAAACTTTTGGGAGTTATGTAATGGTAAAAGACATTACGAAAATGAAGCAACAACAAGATAAGATAAACTATCTAGCATTCCATGATACAGTGACGGAGATTGGAAATCGAATATTCTTCCAACAAGAATTAGAAAAATCCATTGAACGTGCACAAAAAACGCAGGGTGAATTTGGACTCTTGTATATAGATTTAAATCGTTTTAAGACCATTAATGATACAATGGGACATTCAATTGGTGATAGTGTTTTAAAAGAAGTTGCTAAACGTTTTAGGACATGTCTGTCACCGTCTATTCCTCTGGCTAGAATAGGGGGAGATGAGTTTGCAGTCTTAGTCCATAACCACACAGAACAACAGCTATTGGATTTATGTGAAAATCTGTTTCGTATAACTGAAAAACCATTTGTAGTCAATCAGCATAGTTTTTACTTATCTCTTAGTATAGGAATAGCAGTGTATCCGTTTGGAGGAATAAACACTACTACACTTTTACAACATGCTGATATCGCCATGTATAGCGCAAAGGAAAAAGGTAACAATGCTGTTTGTATGTACGACGAGACATTATCTCAAAAAATAACAAGACGATTACAATTAGAACAGGATTTACCGAATGCAATTGAAAATAATGAGTTGTTTTTATTATATCAACCACAAGTTGATAGTAAGGCAGGTAAGGTTATTGGTGCAGAGGCTTTAATACGTTGGCAACATCCAGAGCTTGGGCTAATTTCACCTTTTGAGTTTATACCTATCGCGGAAGAAACATCGCAGATTATTTCAATTGGGAAATGGACGTTACAGGAAGCGTGTCAGCAACTGAAAGAATGGCATTCTGCAGGCTATTCAAATTTAAAGATGGGGATAAATTTATCAGCTATAGAGTTTGAACAGAAGGGCTTTGTTCAAACAGTCATATCTATTATAGAAGAAGTAGGGGTACCAGCTAACTCGATTGATTTGGAATTAACAGAGCGTATTGCCATGGTAGATGAAAAAGAAACTTTATCGAAGTTAAAAGCATTAAAATCATATGGTGTACATTTATCAATTGATGATTTTGGTACAGGCTATTCTTCATTAGCGTATTTACCTTTGTATCCAATTGATACTTTGAAAATTCCAAGAGAATTTGTGAATAGGATTGGAACTTCAAATGATGGAGATGAAATTATACAAACTATTATTTCGTTAGCCCATACTTTAAATATGAAAGTAATAGCAGAAGGGGTAGAAACGAAGGAGCAATTAACAGTGTTACAACAAAATGCATGTTATCTAATTCAAGGGTATTACTACAGTAAGCCTGTAAATGAAGATGAATTTATTAATTTTTTAAATACGACACAAAACAAATAA
- a CDS encoding GNAT family N-acetyltransferase, whose translation MFIKAERLLIRKFEFKDWEAVHEYTSDSDVMKYIPEGVFTEEDTRNFVNKNMGENAKNFPVILIGENILVGHIVFHKYFGEHTYEIGWVFNPKYFNKGYASEAAQATLKYGFKEMKLHRIIATCQPENTPSYRVMEKIGMRREGYFKKCIPHGNEWWDEYYYAILEEE comes from the coding sequence ATGTTTATAAAAGCAGAAAGATTACTAATACGAAAATTTGAATTCAAGGATTGGGAAGCTGTTCATGAGTATACATCAGATAGCGATGTTATGAAATACATACCTGAAGGGGTTTTTACTGAAGAAGATACAAGAAACTTTGTAAATAAAAATATGGGTGAAAATGCTAAGAACTTTCCTGTGATACTAATAGGTGAAAATATCCTGGTTGGTCATATTGTTTTTCATAAATATTTTGGTGAACATACTTATGAGATTGGGTGGGTATTCAATCCTAAATATTTCAATAAAGGATATGCTTCTGAAGCAGCACAAGCTACATTGAAATATGGGTTTAAGGAAATGAAATTACATAGAATTATAGCTACATGTCAGCCAGAAAATACCCCATCATATCGAGTGATGGAGAAAATTGGAATGAGGAGAGAAGGCTATTTCAAGAAGTGTATACCCCATGGAAATGAATGGTGGGATGAATATTATTACGCTATTTTAGAAGAAGAGTAG